CATGAACCTACTCGTCTATAAATACTTCCACCATCTTTGTATATCGTgtctataaaaaaacatatatacacTCTTTAACTTCATttgacttctttttatttgtcaacaaattaaaaaaaataaaaatgaagtccTTGAAGACCCTCTTCCTTCTAGCCATGCTAATGGCTTTGGCCGTTTTTGTGTCTGGAATATCTCCCGGAAGTGGAGAACCAAAAGGGAAAATTAATCGATTCCTTTCTGACCGGGTGGTGCTGAAATGTGACAAATACCCAAAGGTATGTCACATTAAAGGAAGCGCAGGATCTGATTGCTGCAAGAATAAATGTGTCAACCTGTCCACAGATGTCTCCAATTGTGGGAAATGTGGAAAGAAATGTAGCTATGGTAAGATATGTTGCGAAGGTAAGTGCGTGAATCCCCGGACTAACGAGAAGCATTGTGGAAAATGTGGCAACAAGTGCAACTCTGAGAGTTCATGTATCTATGGGATGTGCAACTATGCGTAGTACATATATGAAATGGACGAGCATGTCTGTGTTACTTTTGGGGCCAATGCACGCAACAACATCTTTGTGTGATTAATAAAACAGCCATCACAACTTGATGAGTTCTGCTACTGTTGTTTTAAACTTTAACATTGCATTAATTGGTAGCTTGCTGTAATTTATGATATTACAATAATGTTTTAAATTCTTGTCATTGCATAAGCATAATTTGTAATTCATTGTTTATGGAATAAATAAAGAAAGCTTATTTGTtcaatttaatttcttcattcatttggGAGTACGTAGTAGCTTCTACAAATTATATTGAAAGTTTCATTACACGGTGCTGATTTTTATGTGAAAATTTTGAATCTACTTACCTTTTCCATTATGTTAACATGGAAAATGTTAATCCTAACATCACAAATTTGAGGTGGGATAGgtgtaagaaaaaaagagataggaaaaaaagagaaaaaacaaaagatatatatGTAAGTGATGCAGTGAGAAAAGAGCAAAacgatagaaagaaaaataaagtaaaaaaaaaaatggaaaaatgtaaatttatatatataaaaaaaacctttttagaaATCTCTACAATTttacttattataaaaaattgatatttattatttagatattttacttaaaataaaatttgatctgattatacaattataaaaatgctttttattttaaaaatttaaaattttatttgagttacttaaaataaaatttcaaaataattaataatatttttaaattctattttttcagaagcttgaataaatatattatcaatttttaaaattatattttcataaaaaagaaaaaaaaagcacatcATCTTAATGctttataaacaaatattaaataaataaaatgcatgaattaatattcACTAtcttaaaaacatttaatatttttatttaataagattaattaaaaaaatgtaactatAAGTAGATTTAGAATTATGTTTTATTAGAATTATATACAAATCCTTCCAATGAATTAGAATCATAATGGCAAGAGACcaacttttgttattttttcttcaaaataataaaatataaaaaattattcaaattatttaaataacatttattgtatttaaaattaaaaattgattcacCAGTTAACCCGTTATTCCACAGACCCACTTAACCTAGGAGTTGCATACATAATTATTGGATCCAACGtgtcatattatatatttgaagaatattactcatattaaaaaatttaatttatatcttacacttgtgttatttttatatttgtttattttttttaccaaacataaacataataaaatttgagttgataaagttattgtcattttctattttccGTTGACTAATTTGTGtgtgaattaaaatatttttttattgtaaaataatgatatatattttaaattttaacttaaggttgtttatattaaattctgaaaaaaaatattgcatattcaaaattttaaacaaattgatAACTATACttctaaatatattaaattttaaatcttaaacaTAAAAGGTTAagtgttataaaattatttagatttttttaatatagattaGGTCATGCAAGTCAAATGGTGATTTACTGAGTCAACCCTAGATCTAGTGATGGTCCAAGCAAGAATCAAATATGTGACAAATATGTGACTTTCGCGTTGCTCTAACCAACtgagttaataaattaattatatcataaaataattaatgttattatatatcataaaataattaatgttactaTATATTTGATGCgtatgtaaatttagataataaattgtgacaattaatttttaccgagtaattaatatgtttacatatatgaatttttatgaaacctatgatttttatttaaaatttatatatgtaaaaaaatatattattagaccaaaattaattgtaataaggtaaaaaaatacattagtggatttatgttaataaacctatgatttttatttacgatttttatatatgtaaacaaattaattattaggtcaaaattaattatcacaaaatttattatctaaatttacatgctcattaaatatacattagaaattttagtgttatatataacgacattaattattttataacataattgacctaTTACCTCAATTGGTTAGAACTTTGTATTAATAACGCGAAAGTCACAAGTTTGATTCTTACACAGgtcattaatttgtaaaatatatttttgaaaagaaattttttaaaaattgtttgagCCACTTACGGATTGCTAATACGGATTGACCAACTCGTATTAGCTTTACGAAAGGGTAATATTGGAATCGCACTATTGCTTTGGGTGCACAAAGCAACAACCATATATTTAGTCACTTTCTATTTCCACTCCCCTTCTTTGCTTAAACACTcccccttttaattttttttttcaaaaatgtccTCCTTCAAAAGATACACTCCCCATGTATGTGCCTTCTGACTTATTGTTGGTAAAAGTTTTGTAGCAAATAGGTAGAAAGCTTGTACGTGCCCTGATGAATATTCAATTAGTAGTCTACGAAAGCAATAGTTTATGGGAGCCAATCAAGTGCTTAATCAGCATTGATACAGAAACATACGGCGCATGAGACAAAACTAACATGAATGGATTACTTGAAAATCGAAAAGCCCTTTGGAAGTGATTAACACTAAACTAAGTTAGAAATAGCGCTTGATCTCGAATTCCAAAAGCTATCCTTGTTTGCGTTTGTGAAATAGGATAGGGTTAGGGTAGTGAAATAGTATGTGGTAATTATGTGTAATTGACTAAATGGGGGCCATCTAAAGTAGCTCATCAAGTGTGAACTAAACATCTCAAATTAAACTGCACAAAcacttaaataattaatatagacTAGTAAGCAACAATTGACACACAATACGTAAAAGGGTATACGGTAATGGTATATGTGCACTATGAATCTATGTTAAATATATAGAGATACTTACGTGTGGTCTGTGGAGATCCATTTTCAACAATTTCAAGCCTATACTCGTGCATGatccaatcattttttttttgttgattaggGGCTCTTCATTTGTAGAAAACGAGAATCTTTCTCATGCTAATGAGTTTGGTCTCTCATGCGCACTGATTTGTTTCTTCCAATTGTCTTCCATTAGGGGAGtgtattattttcaaaacagaacatttttgaaaaataaactgAAAAGGGAAGTGGATAAGCAGGGAGTAAAAGTAGTAATtgtgtattaataataataaaaaaaaatccatatattTAATTAGCTATGTCCtcagtattaaaaaaatcattctaaatctttttttacagaaaatcaTTCTAAATCTCAAGTAACTTGATTATTTGAGtcaataattagaaaaatatattgagaaaaaaaatcctcaaaAGAGTTAATTACCTCATAAATTTACAATAGCCAAATTAGCACCATAAGTCTCAAAACTTCTATTTCAGAAAATTTTCATACCATGAGTTTCATATACCACAAAGTTGTTTCAATTGCAAGCATTTCCAAGAATCACATTCAAAgattattgattaatttaaaacagTTCTTATATGTTAATTTACACGCAGTATTATAAACTtgtaacaataattatttagtcATTCCTTGTAGcttaatagttatatatatatatatatatatatatatatagacacctAATTTTTGACTTAAATTTGTTGAGTTATTAAATTGAATCCCCTAGCCCACGACTATTTTTACAAAACGTGCTTGTTCTACTCCGAAGCCGTCCAAATATTAGATTTCTAAGGAGCATTCTGTTATGAACTTCCCTTGTCCATTGAACCATCATATTCTAAAGTAATTAATACAAGAAATGTAATATGGATGAATAGGTAGCCTTTAGaacactaaataaaattttaagattataATCAGCAAGTCAACCAACAACCCAAGCTCGTGCAGCCACGTTTTTGTTATCTaaactcaaaaaaatatttgtaagccAAGCTCCTAAATTGTGTGCACAACCTTCTCCCCACCTATTAAATGAGCTAATTTCCCTTGCAAATTCCTTAACAACAAGCATGGCCACGTCAACCTCACTCCTCTTGCTTTCATGCTTCATGCTACACCTTGCTTCAACCTTCGTTATTGTCCATTCAACAGATAACAAGTACTACAACACTTTACCTACCTCAAAGTATATGATCCCGGAGAGTCCTAAGAAAGCATTGCTCAATGTGATAGACTCTTGTTGGCGTACAAAGCCAAATTGGGCTTCAAATCGCCAAGCCTTGGCTGATTGTGCAATTGGCTTTGGCAAAGATGCCACAGGTGGCAAGTATGGTGCAATATACCGAGTCAAAGATCCCTCTGATGACCCTGTAAACCCAAAACCAGGCACACTCCGTTATGGTGCAATCCAAACAGAGCCCCTCTGGATCATTTTTGACAAAGACATGGTTATTAGGCTAAAAAATGAGCTTATCATGAATAGCTACAAGACCATTGATGGAAGAGGGGCTAAAGTGGAAATTACTGATGGGCCTTGCATTACAATACAAGGTGTTAGTCATGTCATTATACATGGCATTAACATCCATGATTGTAAACCAGCCAAACCTGGCCTTGTGAGGAGTACTCCTGACCATGTTGGTCATCGTCTAGGCTCTGATGGAGATGCCATTAGCATATTTGATTCCTCCAATATTTGGATTGATCATTGCTTTTTGGCTCGTTCCACTGATGGCCTAATCGATGTTATTCATGCATCAACCGCCATTGCGATCTCTAACAATTACTTTACCCAGCATGACAAAGTAAGTTGAACAAAGATATAGCTACTTCTTCCATTTCTGTTTGATGTCTTATTATACGAAGCATATCTTTCCTCATTCTGATATGAGATTTTTGGTCATATATACGCATGCcaatataattactaataaatgAGTAAATGCTACAATTGGATTTGATGACTTGGCTATAACGATGACTGCATTTAATTTAAGGGTAAAGTACAAAAATAGTGTAAAAAAGTTTTGCACCTATCCGTTACAAATTCATGCAGCACACTTTTATTGATTAAAGAAGCATTAATTTGTTACTTAAAGTACtatatctcttgtttttttttttgacgaaAATCAAGAGGGTATCCGTGTATAGTTTTCGTTAAAAAGATTGTATCGTCCAATATGTACTCAAAAAACAAGAGTTCAGATTttaacattttcatattttgctatacatgtacatatattttattacaatcTCAAGCATTGATATTTTCCTATCAACAATTATAACTACACACATTTTAACTTCTATAAAATGCATCCTTGGATCACTATAAACCTGTCAAATCCAGTGTAATCACTTTGCTACCAGTCCCTATATTATGAGACTAGGAAGAGCATCTGATTGAGCTAACGTGCCTGCAGGTTATGTTGCTAGGACATAATGACCAATACACAGCGGATAAAATAATGAGAGTAACAATAGCATTCAACCGTTTTGCTAGTGGCCTAACTGAAAGGATGCCAAGGTGAGAGTTATTTTATGGATTGAATCAGCATGGATTCCatgaaaaattgaaactaaATATTGTATTGACTTGTCCATGATCATGCAGGGTAAGATTTGGTTATGCCCATGTGGTCAACAACAAATATGATGAGTGGAAGATGTATGCTATAGGCGGCAGTGCTAACCCAACCATTTTAAGTGAAGGCAATCTTTATGTAGCACCAAATGACCCAAATGCAAAACAGGTCAAAATGCAGTAGCATGAAATTAAATcctcttctttttatttattttttcccctCTCAAACCCAATACATATTTAGTAGTGCTTCATCATATTGAGTGCTGTTCTTGAATGATGTTCAGGTTACCAAGAGGGAAGGGAAGGAAAACTGGAAGAGTTGGAAATGGAGGTCTTCCAAGGATTTATTCCTAAATGGTGCTTATTTTGTACCATCTGGGTTTGGAAGCTGTGCCCCAAATTATTCACCTACTCAATCTTTTTCTGCTGCTCCAGCGTACTTGGTGCCTGCAATGACTCTCAATGCTGGCCCCACAAATTGTGTTGTTGGGAGAGCATGTTAGTATATGGCTAAGAATAGCgtctaaaaaaaaagtaagacttaGAATCGCCATTACTTTTCTGTCTGTGTGTCTGTCTCCctcattcactttttttttttcctttttttcttttaatatttttggttGATTCCGGAAAGCCCGTTTTAGAGGAGT
This region of Glycine soja cultivar W05 chromosome 17, ASM419377v2, whole genome shotgun sequence genomic DNA includes:
- the LOC114392857 gene encoding putative pectate lyase 2, with the protein product MATSTSLLLLSCFMLHLASTFVIVHSTDNKYYNTLPTSKYMIPESPKKALLNVIDSCWRTKPNWASNRQALADCAIGFGKDATGGKYGAIYRVKDPSDDPVNPKPGTLRYGAIQTEPLWIIFDKDMVIRLKNELIMNSYKTIDGRGAKVEITDGPCITIQGVSHVIIHGINIHDCKPAKPGLVRSTPDHVGHRLGSDGDAISIFDSSNIWIDHCFLARSTDGLIDVIHASTAIAISNNYFTQHDKVMLLGHNDQYTADKIMRVTIAFNRFASGLTERMPRVRFGYAHVVNNKYDEWKMYAIGGSANPTILSEGNLYVAPNDPNAKQVTKREGKENWKSWKWRSSKDLFLNGAYFVPSGFGSCAPNYSPTQSFSAAPAYLVPAMTLNAGPTNCVVGRAC